The Juglans microcarpa x Juglans regia isolate MS1-56 chromosome 8S, Jm3101_v1.0, whole genome shotgun sequence genome has a window encoding:
- the LOC121244650 gene encoding cytochrome B5-like, with protein MAGRIFNLSQVERHRSKKDCWLVINGRVLNVTKFLTEHPGGEEVLMESAGKDASKEFEDVGHSKGAQSLLRKYQVGVLQGHIFQDGDSKEVAYEESENKAEMTAFVIKHDRLSKFVALLLEFFVPFLIGASYFCYRYFTRAT; from the exons ATGGCAGGAAGAATTTTCAACCTCTCACAAGTTGAACGACACAGATCAAAGAAAGATTGCTGGCTTGTCATCAATGGCAGA GTATTGAACGTGACAAAGTTTTTGACGGAACACCCAGGAGGGGAGGAGGTGTTGATGGAGTCGGCAGGGAAGGACGCCTCcaaggagtttgaggatgttgGACACAGCAAGGGAGCTCAAAGCTTGCTCCGAAAATACCAGGTGGGTGTTCTTCAAGGACACATATTCCAAGACGGAGACTCCAAGGAAGTTGCCTACGAGGAATCCGAGAACAAAGCAGAGATGACTGCTTTTGTGATCAAGCATGACCGACTGTCCAAGTTTGTGGCTCTCCTCCTCGAGTTCTTCGTCCCTTTCTTGATTGGTGCCTCCTATTTCTGTTACAGATACTTCACCAGAGCAACCTAG